AGCTGCTCGCAAACGGCGTCCGTGCCCCGACCGGCACGGCGCCGACCGGCACTAGCACCGCCACGGCCGCCCGGACCGGCGACGAGAGCGCCATCGGTGGCGCGCCAGGTGCCGCTGCCGCCACCACGCCCGCGGATGGCGCGCCTGATCGACGCGGCGCCGGGGCGATGGACATTCCCCACGGTCCGGCTGCCGCGGCGACCGATACGGGCGCGGCCGGCGCGGGCGCCGGTGCCGGTGCCGGTGCGCGCGGTTTGCTCGGCGAGGCTGCCGAAGACGCCCTGGTGGAGCGGGTTCTCGGCGATGATCCGCTCGATGTTCTGGCCGCCGTGGAGGAGGCGCTCGCCGGCGGCGCCGCTCCGGCCGCGGTGGGCGCGGCGATCACCCGCGCCGCCGGCCTGCGGCTGGCGCGCTTCGCCACCTCCAACGAGGTCAGCGACTGGTTCAACCCACAGCATACGCTCATCTTCTGCAACGCCGTGCAGCGCGCCCTGCTGCGCACCGGCGGCCCCGACGTGGTGCGGGCGCTGTACCAGGCCGCCATCGCCGTCTACATGGACCGCTACCTGAACGTGCCGGCTGCCAAGCTGCCGGCCGAGCGCGGCACCGCCAGCCCGGCCGCGGACGATGCCGCGGCGGCCGGCCTGCTCGACGGTCTGCTCGCCGCACTCGACAACCGCGCCGAGGTGGAGCGCGCCGCCGACCTGACCGGCAGCTACCTGCGCACGCCGGCGGCCGACTGGCCCGCCCACCTGGGCCGCCTGGTGGACCGGCTGGCCTATGCCACGCTGCGCGAGGACCTGGACTTCCACACCCTGCAGGTGCTGGAGGCGGCCGCCACGCAGCTCGCCGCGCGCGGCAACGACCGCGGCGCCGAGCAGATCATGGTCGGCGTGGTGCGCAACCTCGCCGCGCACTGCCCGACGCAGCGCGCCGGCTACCAGACGGCGGTGATCGCCCGCCGCCTGCAGCACGGCGAGGAGCTGTTCGCGGACGACGCATGAAGCGGCACGGTCGGCCCGCGACGCGGAAGGCGACCGCACCCGTGGCCCGCGCGTCCATTGCGGGCGGCCACTGCGGGGTCGGGTGCGGCATGCGGGCGGCACCGGACACGGACACGGATCCGAGTCGGGCCGCCGTTGTCGTCGTGACGGGCGCAGGCCAAGTCGCCTGGGCTGCGTCCTCGGCGGCGGCTCGATGAGCGGGGATGCGCAGCCCGCGAGCCGCCGTCCGCCGGCGCCGGAGCTGGAGACGATTCTGGGGCAACCGCTGCCGGTGCTCGACGACGGCTACGTGCGGGTGGTGGACTACATGGGCAGCGACGCCGCCATCGTGCAGGCGGCGCGCGTTTCCTACGGCGCCGGCACCCGGCGGGTCAGCGAGGACCGCACGCTGATCCGCTACCTGCTGCGCCACCGGCACACCACCCCGTTCGAGATGTGCGAGATCAAGCTGCACGTGCGGGTGCCGATGGACTGCTGGCGGCAGTGGATCCGCCACCGCACCGCCAACGTCAACGAGTACTCGACCCGCTACTCGGTGGCGATCGACGCCGCCAGCCGCACCGCCCCCGACCAGTGGCGCCTGCAGAAGGCAACCAACCGGCAGGGCTCCGAGGGGCGCGTCGACCCGGCCGCCGGCGCCCGGCTGTCCGCCGCCGAGGCCGGCCTGCAAAGGCAGGCGCGCGCCGTCTACCAGGAGCGCCTGGATGCCGGCGTGGCGCGCGAGCAGGCGCGCAAGGATCTGCCGCTGTCCACCTACACCGAGGCGTACTGGAAGATCGACCTGCACAACCTGCTGCACTTCCTGGGCCTGCGCGCCGACAGCCACGCCCAGGAGGAGATCCGTGCCTACGCCACCCTGATCGGCGAGCAGGTGGTGAGCCGCTGGGTG
This region of Spirochaetaceae bacterium genomic DNA includes:
- the thyX gene encoding FAD-dependent thymidylate synthase, whose amino-acid sequence is MSGDAQPASRRPPAPELETILGQPLPVLDDGYVRVVDYMGSDAAIVQAARVSYGAGTRRVSEDRTLIRYLLRHRHTTPFEMCEIKLHVRVPMDCWRQWIRHRTANVNEYSTRYSVAIDAASRTAPDQWRLQKATNRQGSEGRVDPAAGARLSAAEAGLQRQARAVYQERLDAGVAREQARKDLPLSTYTEAYWKIDLHNLLHFLGLRADSHAQEEIRAYATLIGEQVVSRWVPLAWEAYLDYRAGGLLLTRAEREIAACLNAGRRQEALRIAERAGWLRRRADPPPGASGAALLRRNRERTEAEAKLAALGLTAPWLAAGS